In Salvelinus namaycush isolate Seneca chromosome 37, SaNama_1.0, whole genome shotgun sequence, the following are encoded in one genomic region:
- the LOC120031566 gene encoding galanin receptor type 1-like, translating into MNSSGLDNLTEFASWYLNRTDVEEENQKLLFGIGMDNFITLLVFGLIFTLGVLGNSMVITVLARSKPGKPRSTTNIFILNLSIADLSYLLFCIPFQSTIYMMPTWVLGAFICKFIHYFFTVSMLVSIFTLSAMSVDRYIAIVHSRKSSYIRVSKHALIGVVVIWILSLAMAAPVAVIHNIYQRDENHTYCWEVWPDQNQKKVYVVCTFVFGYVLPLLLISFCYAKVLNHLHKKLRNMSKKSEASKKKTAQTVLVVVVVFCLSWLPHHVVHLWVEFGNFPLTQWSFLFRVVAHCLAYSNSSVNPVIYAFLSENFRKAYKQVFRCQITNSPLNELKEFRSKVDNTPPSTNCTNV; encoded by the exons ATGAACTCGTCTGGTTTGGACAACCTAACCGAATTTGCATCATGGTATCTCAACAGAACGGATGTCGAGGAGGAAAATCAGAAACTTCTGTTCGGGATTGGGATGGACAACTTCATTACGCTTTTGGTTTTCGGACTCATCTTTACGCTTGGAGTGTTGGGAAACTCCATGGTCATCACCGTGCTGGCACGTAGTAAACCCGGAAAACCACGGAGCACCACCAACATATTCATCCTCAACCTTAGCATCGCCGACCTGTCCTACCTGCTTTTCTGCATCCCTTTTCAGTCAACTATTTACATGATGCCGACATGGGTTCTGGGTGCCTTCATCTGCAAGTTCATTCATTATTTCTTCACCGTTTCCATGCTGGTCAGTATTTTCACCTTGTCCGCAATGTCGGTGGACCGCTACATTGCCATTGTTCACTCCAGAAAGTCGTCCTACATCCGCGTGTCAAAGCACGCTTTGATCGGAGTGGTGGTCATTTGGATACTCTCTTTGGCCATGGCGGCGCCAGTCGCCGTCATACACAACATATACCAGAGAGACGAGAATCACACCTATTGCTGGGAAGTGTGGCCGGATCAAAACCAAAAGAAAGTCTATGTTGTGTGCACGTTTGTTTTTGGTTATGTATTGCCCCTGCTGCTGATTTCGTTTTGTTACGCAAAG GTTTTAAATCACCTGCACAAAAAACTCAGAAACATGTCCAAAAAGTCAGAGGCATCGAAAAAGAAG acTGCCCAGACGGTtcttgtagtggtggtggtgttctgcCTGTCATGGCTCCCCCACCATGTGGTCCACCTGTGGGTGGAGTTCGGCAACTTCCCCTTGACCCAGTGGTCCTTCTTGTTCCGGGTGGTGGCCCACTGCCTGGCCTATAGCAACTCCTCCGTCAACCCTGTCATCTACGCCTTCCTCTCGGAGAACTTCAGAAAGGCCTACAAGCAGGTGTTCAGGTGTCAGATTACCAACTCCCCTCTCAACGAACTCAAGGAGTTCCGCAGCAAGGTGGACAACACACCGCCCTCCACCAACTGCACCAACGTCTGA